TAGCCCCTACTCTTACCTCCAACTCTCCCAAGCCAAATGGCTTAGTCAGATAGTCATCAGCGCCTTTAGCAAAACCGCGAATTTTATCACCTTCGTCGGTTCTACTCGTCAGGAGTAGTACAAATACGCCACTACGACTCTGCATTTCTTGACAAAGGTTAAAACCAATTACATCCGGCAGATTAACATCTAAAATTACTAAATCGGGATTAAATTGTTCAAACATACTCATACCAGTCTTCCCATCTTCGGCAGATTCAACTTGATAATTTTGTTTGAGCAAAAAGCGTTGGATTAAATTCCGAACCGCAGGATCGTCGTCAACTACAAGAATCTTAGCAAGAGCCATAGGGATTACTTTTTATAAAAGCGCATAGGATTAACAAACATGATTGCGTAGGGACGCAGGTTCTACTTTGTTACTAATTCAAAATTTACAGGGGAGAGCAATGATTATCCTGATTATTTCCATAAAATGTGATTTTTATTATGGATAGGCAAGAGGTAAATATGCTGGTATAGCAAAAGTTATGAGTAATTCAGTCTTTTTGAATTTGTGTGCGGTTGACCCGACTCGTGCTATGATTCTAGTAGATGTATAAAATTGCCTAAGACATATAATTTAGCTTAGACAGTAGAAGCCTCTCACCTACCCGATAGGGAGGTGATGAGATGAATACAATACGCGCGAGTGAGGAATTGCCCAACGAACAAAATTAAGCGCAGCTTAATCAGTGTTGTTGGGCGATGTTAGCAAAGCGGCACGAAGTGCGGAATGAACACTTTCTTGATTTTTTTTCAAATATTTGATATAATTTTCAACGGTAGGTGTAACTCAATTAAATGCACCAAAAGCAGCCTATCAAAATAAAAGCTAATTGTTTGGCTTAACCAAAGAACCGTGGGACACACGGTCTTAAAGCTCAGTTAATGTCTTCATAGAAGAGTCGCGCTCGTTGCCCACACTCACCTGAAAGGGAGTGTGTGGAGTATGTCGCGTAGTTACTGATCTAGTTGTTGTCTTTATTTCTATAAAATCTAAAGTTGTTTTTCTGTAAAATAAAAAGTGCCGCTGATTAAGGCTAAAGTAATAACCTCCCATGAGTGATCAAAGTCCCTACGAAAAACTTGGGGTATCGGAAGACGCAAGCTTCGATGAAATCCAGGATGTTCGGAATCGCCTGTTAGAAAAACATGGTGGTGATGGCAGTGTCCGAGAAGTTATTGAAGCCGCTTATGATGCGATTTTAATGGAACGCCTGCGGATGCGCCAAGAAGGTAAGATTAAAGTGCCTGAGCGCATCCGATTTCCAGAAATGCGAGTTCCATCTTCTACTCAAACAAGTCAGTCTCTTAGTCAGCAGTCTCCTGCATGGCTACAGCGAAGTTTAGATCAGCCCACGTTAACTGATGTCCTGCTACCAGGCGCCTGGTATCTAGGTTTGGGTGCAACGAGTTTATTGTATCCCGGTAGTGGTGGACAGGTTTTGCAACTGTCCTTGGTAGTTGGGGTCGGTATTGGTATTTACTTTCTCAATCGTAAGGAAGGAAAGTTTGGTAGAGCAGTTTTATTGACGCTGGTGAGTTTAATTGCTGGTTTAATTGCTGGTGGTCTGATTGCTGGCTTGATATTACCATTGCCATTGATAAATATGACGGCGAATCAGTTTTCTACGTTGTTGACTTTTATCTTGCTGTGGTTAGTAAGTAGTTTTTTACGTTAGGTAATGGGTAATTGGTTAACGTGAATTCGATGAACCTCACCCCAACACCTCTCCGTGTTGGAGCTATCGTGTACACACAAGTTAAATTACCCCCCTTAATCCCCCCGATGCTTTGGGGGGAAACCGGAAAAATTAGTTCCCTCCCCTTTGCAAGGGGAGGGTTAGGGAGGGGTCAAAATATTTGATACATGAATCATGACTTTTTAAACACCCTCTTAGGAGAGGTTTACCAGGGGGGTTAAAAATTATTGGTCGAACTCACGTTTGGTTCATTAGACTTCTCCAGTAAAGATTGTAGAGACGTTCCATGGAACGTCTCTACAAGGGTTTCAAACGACGCACATTTAATTTTCGGAGATGTCTATTGCCGATTACCCATTATTTTTGTTTTTACTCGTTGAGGATGAAATTTACAGCGGTTTTTAAGTCTGGCATAATCAGATCAGGTTGATAAGATTCTAGTTGTGAGCGATCGCGGATACCAGATTCAACAGCGATAATTTTAATATTATGTTTTTTGGCGGCGGTAATGTCGGCTTCTGTGTCTCCCACCATCCAACTATCAGCAGCGGGGGGGAGTTCGGCTAAGGCTTTAGCCATTAACAATGGTTTATCTTCGACATCACGGGTTTTTACATAGTCGTTACTCAGACAATAACGGCGATTTTCTGGGAAAAATTGGCTTAAATTATGTTGATTAAAGGCATAGTCTAGTTCTCGTACCCTTCGCATTGTCATGACGGCTAAATCAACACCGGCGGCTTGAACTTGACTGAGTGCGGCTAATGCTGTGGGGACAAGAACATCATGCTGGAAATAAGGGAGGGTGTGGACTGTTTGTTTACGAATTTGGGAAAATTCTTGCCCTTGTTGGGCATCTAAACCTGATTTTAGGGCAATTTGGAGTTCGGGAGTGTGCGATCGCTTGAGTTGCCAAAATTCGGCTTTAGACAGTTCCGTAATTGTTTGTTGAGGATATCGGGTTTTCTCTAGACACAATTGATAAACACGGTAATAGCGTTCCGAAACATCCATGATTGGACCGTCAAAGTCAGTAATTAATCTCAGCATGAGTAGATAATTGGATATAGATCCCCGACTTCTCCAAGAAGTCGGGGATCTGGGTATTACATCAATAATTGTAACTGTGAACCTTGCTGATTTTTACTCACTTCGATTCTGGCTTGGAAGGCTTCTTTGAGGTGGGGCATATGGGTAACAGTAAGTATACAGGCAAAATCAGTGGATATGGCGTTAATGGCGGCAATTAGGCGATCGCATCCTTCCCCATCTTGAGTCCCAAAACCTTCATCTACTACTAATAATTGTAATGATGCTCCTGCTCTTTGTGCCAATAATTTTGCCAGTGCTAAACGAATGGCAAAGTTAATTCTAAAAGCTTCCCCTCCTGAATAAGTTTCATAGGATCTCGTTCCCCTGGCATCAGCAATTAAAATATCTAAAGTATCTATTAATTTGGCATTTTTCTTACTGGATTTGCCACTGCGTCCGGCTTTTTGGGTAATAAATTGGACGTGAAATTGATTCGCACTCAATCGAGAAAGTAGTTGATTGGCTTCTGCTTCCAGTTGAGGTAAAATATTTTCAATCATTAAAGCTTGAATCCCATTTTTGCCGAAAGCTTGGGCTAATTCCTGATATACACGCTGTTGTTGTTTACAATTTTGTAATTGTTGTATTCCTTGTTCATACTGATTTTGTAAAGTTTCCAATTGCAGGGACATTTGTTTTAATTGCCCTAACTGAGATATTTTATTATCTAGTTCCTGTCTACGGTTTGCTAATTGTTGTTCTAAATTATTAATTTGGGCCGTGGGGTTGGCACTATCAGATAATTGTTTAACAATATTATCAACTTCTTGAGTTGATATTTCTCTTTCTTTCAGGATTCTTTGCAATGAATCTTCTAAATCTTGACTTTTATTAAGTAATTGCGGATATTGTGCTTGTGCTGATAATAATTGTTGATGGCGTAATTGCCAAACTTGCCCTTGTCGCACACCTTGACGCAAATAATTATGCTGTTCAGAACTATAGGCAATTTCCGCAATTTGCTGTTCTAAATTAGCAATTTCTTTGGCACAATCAGAATCAGTTTGTCCCTGTTGCAGTTGCCATTGTAATTGAGTAATATT
The DNA window shown above is from Anabaena sp. WA102 and carries:
- a CDS encoding CPP1-like family protein encodes the protein MSDQSPYEKLGVSEDASFDEIQDVRNRLLEKHGGDGSVREVIEAAYDAILMERLRMRQEGKIKVPERIRFPEMRVPSSTQTSQSLSQQSPAWLQRSLDQPTLTDVLLPGAWYLGLGATSLLYPGSGGQVLQLSLVVGVGIGIYFLNRKEGKFGRAVLLTLVSLIAGLIAGGLIAGLILPLPLINMTANQFSTLLTFILLWLVSSFLR
- a CDS encoding response regulator transcription factor; this encodes MALAKILVVDDDPAVRNLIQRFLLKQNYQVESAEDGKTGMSMFEQFNPDLVILDVNLPDVIGFNLCQEMQSRSGVFVLLLTSRTDEGDKIRGFAKGADDYLTKPFGLGELEVRVGAILRRQRVVTNAEQQRLIFDKLTIDSMRREVMINSEPIPLTALEFDLLYFLASHPARVWRRSELIQEVWDYEYVGDQRVVDVHIGQIRKKIEIDPTQSTLIHTIRGVGYKFECATSA
- a CDS encoding HAD family hydrolase: MLRLITDFDGPIMDVSERYYRVYQLCLEKTRYPQQTITELSKAEFWQLKRSHTPELQIALKSGLDAQQGQEFSQIRKQTVHTLPYFQHDVLVPTALAALSQVQAAGVDLAVMTMRRVRELDYAFNQHNLSQFFPENRRYCLSNDYVKTRDVEDKPLLMAKALAELPPAADSWMVGDTEADITAAKKHNIKIIAVESGIRDRSQLESYQPDLIMPDLKTAVNFILNE